Below is a window of Desmonostoc muscorum LEGE 12446 DNA.
TACCAAGCGATTCAAAAACACTTTAAGAAAACCTTGAAGTGGGAAAAATCAGTGAAGAAAGATGAAGATCCAGAAGCACTGCACCAAATGCGAGTCGCAATGCGTCGTCTACGCACGGCTGTAACTAGGTTTGGGGTAGCGGTAGATTTGCCCAAACCAGTCAGCGATAAAAATATCGGAAAAATAGCTCGTCGTCTTGGTAGTCTGAGAGATTTAGACGTACTCAAAGAAAGTTTGGAAAACAATTACAAACCAAATTTACCCCGCAAAGAGCAGGAATCTCTACAAACAGCTTTTGCAGCTTTGGCTAAACAACGTGAAGACGTACTCTCAAGTGTGCAGAAAACTTTAAAGGATGAACCTTACAAGTCTCTGAAAGAAGGATCAGAAAAATGGTTGGAGAAACCCAGTTATCAACCTTTGGCAAATGTGAGTATTGGGCAAGTGCTACCAGATTTACTTTTACCTGAAGTGAGTAATTTCTTACTGCATCCAGGTTGGCTAATTGGCACCGAATTTGTGGAATCAGAGGTGAAAATCCGGAAAAACTGGGAACGAGAAAAGATAGAACAACAATTGACAACTGAAGGTGAAATTCTGCATAGTTTGCGAAAAGAAGCTAAACGTATACGCTACCAGATGGAGTTATTTACCGACTTATATGGCGAGTCTTACGCGGCTTACGTTACAGAAGTAAAAAATATCCAAGAAATTTTGGGTATCATGCAAGATAGTGTGGTTTTAGGTGACTGGCTTGGAGATATCTTCAAGTCAGAAATTCAAACTCAGCTACCCACCCTTGCTAATTTGTTAACTGAAAATCGTTACCAGTCCTGGCAGCAGTGGCAACCCTTACAAGAAAGATATCTGAAAACTGAAACCAGACATAGCTTTCATTTAACAATACTGCATCCACTTTCGGGAGTAATAAATTAAAAGTTAGTTTTTGTTCGGTAAGGATTGGACTAACGAGCAGGCAATTGAATAGGTGCCTCTAGGGATAAAACATAAACACTGCTTTGGGGAATCTGGACAATCCGGATATTTTCAGCAGAACGCAAGCCAGAAATCAATCCAATAGTGCTTCCTAGCATTGCTCCCCGGTCAAACTGGTCGGGATCACCTTGGCTTAAATAACCTGATATGCCTCCACCAATCCTGCCCCAAACAGAGCCATTTTCAACAGCTTTGTCATTAGCTCGCATCTGGGTAATGGTAGTACCGGGAATCATTTGACTTGAGGCTTTAATTGAGACAATTCGACCCTTGACAACTAATGACTGTGCAACAATTTTAGCGCCGCCATTAGTGGGTTTGAGGATAATAGTTACTGGAGTATTTTCTGGCGCTACAACGTTACCTTGACTATCTTGAATAGGGCTAGCTAAAGGAAGTGTCAGAGGATAGTCCTTTTTTTGACCGACATCTACGGTAACAGACGCCGGAAATGAGACAATAATTGCTGTGTCTTGAGGAATGTTAATCTCTTGACTAACTGCTTGAGTTGGTTGAAGCGGTTGAATGGTTACTGGTTGGGCGCTAGCTGGGAGGATGATGGAACCCAACACAGATATAGAACAGGCGAGACTCAAGAATATTTGGGTTTTCATGACAGTTTTTCCTTTGATGTAAGTAGGTTTTTGAGGATTGAATCCCTTCACTCAATCAATAGGTTTGGGGTTATGGATTTATGCAGCAGTCTGTATGGGGGGTGGGGAGATGGGGAGTGAGGGATAAGAATTAATAACCAATGCCCAATGCAGTATACTTGTGTCAAAAATGGATGAGAAGATGAGATTGCGCTGGATTGCTGTTGGCTTGGGTATAACGATATCAATAATATGCAGTGTATTTACAGTGGTTAATCCCGCCCAAAGCAAAGTACCCCAGTTAAATAATGGAGAAACTACTGGAAACGAATTGGAAATAGTCAAAACACGTGCTGATTTAGTTCGTCTGAATGGTCAAAAGGTCAAACTCATTGGACGTTACATATCCAGAAGTTGGAAACCCGATCCCAAATTTACGGGAATTCCAGGTTTTCAAGGACTTTATATCAAAGCGCATATTATACTTGAAGATGGCGTGGAGGTGAACATTTTTCCATCTTGGAATAAACAATCGTTGCGATCGCCAGAGGAAGCAGAGGAATATAATCATCAAATGGTTGAAGCAGTTGGCGTGGTGCAGTTTGAAGCCACACTGACTCCAAATTCCCAAATCCGCGAATCGTTCATTAACTTAGCTCAATTAAGGCCGCACCTACAGGAAACTAAGACCAATTCGCTAAAAGACGGCTATAGCAATCCGATTTGATTTGGAGAATCACTCGTAGAGGTAAGGGACTGGGGACTGGGGACTGGGGACTGGGAAGAAGGAATAAAGGTGTACCTAGCTTCCCAAAAATCAAATATGAGTCCTATATAGATGATGATACTTTGATGCGGCGATAGCAAATCGTAATACTTATTGTTATAAATTCTTCAGCAGAGTACTCGTATTTTCCACAAATTTGCTGTATTGTATTTATTCTGTCCAATTTTTCAGTACTCAACTCTATCACAGCATCCTATAGATCTGGCTGAACCTTGTTGAAAGGCTACATCAGCTTCTCAAAGAATCAGCGTTCAGATTCTCTTTTTTTATGACCACTTTTCCAAACCTTTAGCAGACATGAAAATCATCAAAAAATCTGAAAAGCTGACCCTGAAGAAGATGAAGGAAATGGAAGAAGCCGAAGACCAGATTCTTCAAGGTGAAACCGTTGATTTTTCCGAACTCGTGGTTGAAGAAAAAGCAGTAATCGCTCCGGAGTATAAAGAACCTAATTATATTCCACTGCGTGACAATCCTTTAGTTCAATCTGTTGGTAACTCAGGCTGGCAGCCTTCTGATATTTGGCGCGAAATGAGAGTAGATAATTTTTATGATGGATAGAGGAGTGCTTCCCCAGCAAACAACTATGCAGTATCCTTATCCAATTGGCTAACTTTTAAAAAGGCTGTTTCTGATTGATGCCCAATAGCTACTGATGTAGTCTGCAATATTTCATCAGCTTGTTGCTCTAAGTGCTTTACATACTCTGTAAAGCCTGCATTTCTCCATAGCTGTGAAAACTCATTGTAGGGCATCATATCTGGTAATTGCTAACCTTGATTACAAGCCACAAAAAGCAGTTGCTTGAATTAGTCAAATTTTTAATTGCTGCTTCTGAGTCAAAGCCATTGCAATTCCTTTTTCGTAGTAAGCTGCCTCATTAATAAAAACAGGCCAAACGGTAGACTCACCTTGATAAACAATTGTTTGATTATCAAAAGTTATAAACATTGGATCTCCTAGATTCAATGCTTGATAATCTTTGTCTTGAAGCTCTGGGTGAATCATGCCAAAGATTGTACCATCCTGTTTTTTTGGGTAGTCTACAACGGATAAATGGTGGTAGAGAGTTAATGTTTTGTTAGTTGCTGGAATTTCACCCTGGTTAAATTGTTCTAGATAGTCTAGAACGGCATGAATCAGTTCCTCCGTTTGTTGGAACAAGGTTGCTTTTAAAACACCTTGGGCAATGGGGCCAATCTCGATCGCAAAACCTAATTCACACAAAGAATTCACAAATGGATTTTCTGCAACTGATTTAAAATCGCATGAATAAACCTTAACTAAAGGGTTAATCTCGCTCAGATAAGCAGCCAGCTTCAAGTTAAAGGGATTAGTATTTACTAAAATAATTGTCAGATCCATATTAGCTGTAGTGCTGTGCAAGTCTAAGATGAAATCTGCCTGTTTATCCCCATTTAATGCTAGGCTATTTTGAATTGATTTAGCTTGCAATTCTTCGTAACTATTAAGAGCCGGATTTTGTAAATCTTGTCGCAGAAAACAGCGATTTAAATCTTTTTCTAGATATCGCCTTGCTGCTGCAAAAGCCTGAGGATTTGCTAACAGAGTGACTGTCTCAAAACTTGGTCTAGTAATCAAGTCCGGAAACTGGGCAAATTTTTGGATTAAATAAGCGCCTGTAAACTCATTACCATGAGTTCCACCAACAATTGCAACTCGATTAATTTGGTTCACGATCGCACCAACTTTATTATGCAGCCATCGAGGTATTTTTCTCAATGTAACTTATAAAGCATTCACTTTGCTGATGCGATCGCGATTATGTGGTTGATTAAGATAGGACATATCAGGGCCATCGGGAATAATTCCGCCAGGGTTGAGTGGAAACAAGTTACCGTAGTAGTCCCGTTTCACACTTTCTACGTCGCAGGTGTCAGCAACACCTGGAAGTTGATATAAATCTCTTAAGTAAGTTCCCAGGTTTTGATAGTCTTGAATGCGTCGCCGATTACACTTAAACAAGCTGTAATAGACACTATCAAAGCGAAATAACGTGGTAAATAAACGCACATCTGCAAGTGTGAGATTGTCGCCGCAAAGATATCGATTAGTTTGCAATGCAGTGTCAATCTCATCGAGAGTTGTGAACACTTCATTACATGCTTGACTATACGCTTCTTGGCTTTGGGCGAAACCGCAGCGATACACGCCGTTATTTACCGCGTGGTAAATTTTCTCATTCCACCAGTCAATTTTTTCTTTGAGTTCTTCTGGATAAAGATCCAATGTTGGGTTATTGGCGAACTCGTTAAATTGAGAGTTGAGGATGACAATAATTTCTGAACTCTCATTATTGACGATGGTTTTTGTTTGATTATCCCACAGGATTGGAACTGTAACCCGTCCGCTGTAGCCAGGTTCTACCCGCTGATAAAATTCAACTAGGGTGCGACAACCTTGTTCTTCTTCGTTGAATATCCAACCGCCTTCAATGGGAGAAGGAGAGACGATACATACTGATATTACTGCTTCGAGTTTTTTAAGCGATCGCACTACTAAAGTTCGGTGCGCCCAAGGACAACCCAACCCAACATAAAGTTTATAACGTCCCGCTGCTGGTTGGTAAGGGTTTCCCTCTTCGGTGCTGATAAAGTTGCGAAATTGGCTACTAGGACGAATATATGCTCCCGACTTATTGGTAGGAGCAAGCTTTGACATCATTATCCGCCAAAGGGTCGTCCAGACAAACATTCCCAACCAAATAATCAGCTTTGGAGGGAGTGAGCGACCTTTCTTTTTGGGGACAGTTGTATTGTCATCTAATGGAGTTGAGTTGCTCATGGCGACAACCTTGCTTTTTGACACTCCCCAGCCTAAAAACGTGGGGATTCTTGGGCTGAATCTCGCCTCCACCAAGCAAACTTGATTTTGGTCTTACAGTTTCATATTTAGTCCGACTACACCTTTCGGCAAGCCCCTAAAGGACTACTCCCCAAGCGTAAATTCGGGTATGCCCTACCCTATTTAATTTTGTCCTCTCCCACCTATGCCATACTTTTTAGAGGGCAGTGAGGTATTGGGGCAACCCACTTGGGATTGGTGACACTAGCCTTTTTACAACGGTCAGTTCGCGTGCCACGACTACACATCTGGTTTTCCGCTTATGTTCAATCATATCAGAAAGCCGTCCTAAAAGGACGGGGTTTTAAACCCAAGTTTTCGATAACATCTTATATAGAAATACGGTTTAGTTAAAGTTTATTGGCAGAGATAACTGATTTTTCAGAGGCGATTCATGGTGTCTCTACATGAATAATTTTAGTAGGGGCGCAAAGCTTTGCGCCCCTACGTTCGCGGAGCATCCCCCAGGGATGGAATGTTTTTTTAATTGGAAATCCCTTACTATATCATTTCAAATTCCAACTGATGACTTTTGAGAAAATCATGAGTGAAATGATCTACCAAATTTGTATCAGCTAGTTCTAAATTATAAAAATCCACAGCTTCATGTTCAAAATATGGCCCAGCGTGCCAAGTTCCTTCATGTAATTTGATAAAACAATTTCCGGGAATGCGGAAAGCAGCAATTTTCTCTAACGCTGGTTCATTCACATCATTATTCGGTGGACAAACTGCAATTAACCAATCTTTTCCTGACAATGAACCCAAACATTGAGTACATTGCACGTGGCGAGTAATTTTATGAAACTTTCGCCCCCTTTTATCCAACCGCATAATATAAAATCGCGGAATTCCGTTTTGTAAGTTTAACTTGGCATCTTCGACATCATAAGCTTTGCCATCTTGACTGGCAAAAATGACCTGTCCGTAAGGTGAAAAGTTTTGTGGCGTCACCCATTGCGCCTGCAATTGTTCTACTGTTTGTGAACTGCTCATATCAAATTTTTTGATGTTCAGAATTCAGGAGTCAGAATTCAGAATTCAGGAGTCAGAAGGCTTGGATACCCAAGCTTGATAATTTGAACAAAATCAAGCAGGTATACAAACATTAATTTTTCAACCATTCTGAATTCTGTTAGCGCAGCGGGGCGTAGCCCATTCTAAGTTGGTGAATTCTGACTCCAAAACAATCTCAGCTAGCTAGATAACTACGTACTTGTTCCTTTTGACGCCTCAGAAGACTGAGGGCTTTTTGCTCTATCTGACGCACGCGTTCTCGACTAATACCCATGCGATCGCCAATTTGTGCTAAAGAAAGTTCATGTCCATCTGTCAGACCAAAACGCAAGGTTAATATTTCTCGTTGCTGGGGAGACAGTTTTGACAACAAGTTTTGTAAGTCTTGGTGCAAGGATTCTTCAGCGGCGTAGTCTTCGGGAGAAAGTCCGTCATCTTGCAATATGTCTTGCAATTCTGTATCCTGTTGTTCACCAACTCGCGCTTCTAGGGAGAAGGGTTGACGGGCTAAATACAAACACTCACGAATCTGGGTGGGTGTCAAAGACAACGCTTCGGCAATTTCAGCGGTAGTGGGAACGCGACCCAATTGTTGAGATAATTCTCGCTGTACCCGCTTAATTTTATTCAGTTTTTCAAAGATATGAATTGGTAATCTAATTGTACGTCCTTGCTGAGCGATCGCTCGTGTGATTCCTTGACGAATCCACCAGTAAGCATAGGTAGAAAACTTATAACCAAGAGCGGGATCAAATTTATCTACCCCTCGCTCTAAACCTAAAGTACCCTCTTGGATTAAATCCATAAATTCTAAGTTGCGGTGCTGGTATTTTTTCGCCACAGCTACCACTAATCGGAGATTAGCTTGAATCATTTTCTGCTTGGCTTGCTGTCCTTGATTTAGCTGTTGCTCCAACACCTCAACACTTAACTCCATCCGATCTGCCCATTCTTGCAGCGTGGGTTCATGATTTAGTTTCACAGCCAATTCTTCTTTAGCTGCTAATAAATTCATCATCTGCTGCACTTTTTGGGCAAAAAGAATCTCTTGCTCACGAGTCAACAAATCTACACGCCCGATCTCTTGCAGATAAATACGCACAATATCATCTGTAGTTCGAGCTTTTTTATCTGCAACTAAACTTTTTTTCTTCGTTTTTTGAACTTCGGTTTGTGGAGATGTTAAGTTGCTCATGGTTATTCACTCCTATGTAACCTTCTGAATTTATTGGTATCAAGTCTATATACTCAGACTTATAGCCCTTTCACACAGCTAATCTATCCATTGGCAAGACTAATGAATTTTCGTCTCTGACACATTAAAAGTCAATTATTGAAAATAATCAACCCAAAATCAACTACCCCCTAATATTACCATCTTTAACACTGACAAATCAATTACCAAAAGTATCATTCAATATCTGAGCTTAAGCAGTCACACTCCTTTAGGAATAAGTGATTCTTGCATATCCTCAAGTTTATTCAATATAAAATCAGCGATTTTTATCTCTAATTTATCATGAATTAATCTAATTAAATACTAAATAATTAGGTAAGCATAATTAAAGAGAAAATAAGATCCTAGTTTTTAGTGAGTGATTCATTCGTAATTCAGTATTTTCAAGATTACTGCCCTGACTATAAAGTTTGATTTATTTTTGTCTAGCTACTTAAAAACATAAAAATAAAATTGGCAATATTTGCTCTATATGGGTGATGAATTTAAAAGTATGTAAGCTGTTTTTACAGTTATTTTTTTGTAAAATTTCCCAGTGGTCATTACGCAACATAGATCTAGATTGCATAGTCAGTTACATAACATTAACTTTAAAAAGATTTGAGATGCCAAAAAAACAGCCGCGTATGTGTGACAATTGCGCTTGTGCCATATTCCACGCAGACATCTGCATCAGGTCTGGTATTATGGGTGTAACTGCTAGTAATGACATTTTTTAAACTAAAAGTAGTAACAGTGGTCACATTAACACCAAGGTTAATACTTGGCAAGACAGCAACACCCACGATCGCCATTAAGATCCTCCCAAAGCAAAAAGATGCGCCTTTAGAGCTGGGTGCTGGACTGCTATGCAGCATAAGTAATAGTTTTTCCCAAAATACTCACCACAGATAGATGACTAGGAACGCCAATCTATACGCCCCCACAATTGATTGATATCATGTCCAGTCCAAGAGTTATTAATTAGTGGCACCTAA
It encodes the following:
- a CDS encoding CHAD domain-containing protein; protein product: MKLATQPTVKTLGDYAYQAIQKHFKKTLKWEKSVKKDEDPEALHQMRVAMRRLRTAVTRFGVAVDLPKPVSDKNIGKIARRLGSLRDLDVLKESLENNYKPNLPRKEQESLQTAFAALAKQREDVLSSVQKTLKDEPYKSLKEGSEKWLEKPSYQPLANVSIGQVLPDLLLPEVSNFLLHPGWLIGTEFVESEVKIRKNWEREKIEQQLTTEGEILHSLRKEAKRIRYQMELFTDLYGESYAAYVTEVKNIQEILGIMQDSVVLGDWLGDIFKSEIQTQLPTLANLLTENRYQSWQQWQPLQERYLKTETRHSFHLTILHPLSGVIN
- a CDS encoding aspartoacylase, whose protein sequence is MNQINRVAIVGGTHGNEFTGAYLIQKFAQFPDLITRPSFETVTLLANPQAFAAARRYLEKDLNRCFLRQDLQNPALNSYEELQAKSIQNSLALNGDKQADFILDLHSTTANMDLTIILVNTNPFNLKLAAYLSEINPLVKVYSCDFKSVAENPFVNSLCELGFAIEIGPIAQGVLKATLFQQTEELIHAVLDYLEQFNQGEIPATNKTLTLYHHLSVVDYPKKQDGTIFGMIHPELQDKDYQALNLGDPMFITFDNQTIVYQGESTVWPVFINEAAYYEKGIAMALTQKQQLKI
- a CDS encoding glutathione S-transferase family protein, which translates into the protein MSNSTPLDDNTTVPKKKGRSLPPKLIIWLGMFVWTTLWRIMMSKLAPTNKSGAYIRPSSQFRNFISTEEGNPYQPAAGRYKLYVGLGCPWAHRTLVVRSLKKLEAVISVCIVSPSPIEGGWIFNEEEQGCRTLVEFYQRVEPGYSGRVTVPILWDNQTKTIVNNESSEIIVILNSQFNEFANNPTLDLYPEELKEKIDWWNEKIYHAVNNGVYRCGFAQSQEAYSQACNEVFTTLDEIDTALQTNRYLCGDNLTLADVRLFTTLFRFDSVYYSLFKCNRRRIQDYQNLGTYLRDLYQLPGVADTCDVESVKRDYYGNLFPLNPGGIIPDGPDMSYLNQPHNRDRISKVNAL
- a CDS encoding ureidoglycolate lyase; amino-acid sequence: MSSSQTVEQLQAQWVTPQNFSPYGQVIFASQDGKAYDVEDAKLNLQNGIPRFYIMRLDKRGRKFHKITRHVQCTQCLGSLSGKDWLIAVCPPNNDVNEPALEKIAAFRIPGNCFIKLHEGTWHAGPYFEHEAVDFYNLELADTNLVDHFTHDFLKSHQLEFEMI
- a CDS encoding RpoD/SigA family RNA polymerase sigma factor yields the protein MSNLTSPQTEVQKTKKKSLVADKKARTTDDIVRIYLQEIGRVDLLTREQEILFAQKVQQMMNLLAAKEELAVKLNHEPTLQEWADRMELSVEVLEQQLNQGQQAKQKMIQANLRLVVAVAKKYQHRNLEFMDLIQEGTLGLERGVDKFDPALGYKFSTYAYWWIRQGITRAIAQQGRTIRLPIHIFEKLNKIKRVQRELSQQLGRVPTTAEIAEALSLTPTQIRECLYLARQPFSLEARVGEQQDTELQDILQDDGLSPEDYAAEESLHQDLQNLLSKLSPQQREILTLRFGLTDGHELSLAQIGDRMGISRERVRQIEQKALSLLRRQKEQVRSYLAS
- a CDS encoding DUF3172 domain-containing protein, with translation MLHSSPAPSSKGASFCFGRILMAIVGVAVLPSINLGVNVTTVTTFSLKNVITSSYTHNTRPDADVCVEYGTSAIVTHTRLFFWHLKSF